Within the Cupriavidus malaysiensis genome, the region CAGGATCGGCATCTCAGGCTCCCAGCAGGTGGCGGGTCACGAAGACGGTGGCAAAGCCCGCCACCATGAAGGTCAGCGTCGCCACCAGCGAGCGGATCGAGCCGCGCGCGATGCCGCACACGCCGTGGCCGCTGGTGCAGCCGCTGGCGAAGCGCGTCCCCAGGCCGACCAGGAGGCCGGCCAGCAGCACCTCGCCCCAGCCGCTCTCGATGTCGGGGTGCATCGCATGGCCGGACAGCGCCGCCAGCAGCGGCGCGCCGACCAGCCCGGCGAGGAAGGCCGCGCGCCAGGCCACGTCCTTGCGCGGCCGCGCGAACAGGCCGCCGACGATGCCGCTGATGCCGGCGATGCGCCCGTTGCACAGGACCAGCAGCGCGGCGGCGGCGCCGATCATCACGCCGCCCGAAAAGGACAGCGTGGGGGTGAAGTTTCCAAGGTCGATCAGCATGGTGTCTCCTGCAAGTCTCGATATTCGTGGGCGCGGGCCGGCCCCGCTAGCGCGGCGCGGCCAGGTCGCCGGGGTCGCCGGGGTCGCCGGGCTCTGCGCAATAGTGCTGGTACAAGGTCTGCATGACGGCCATTGCCTGCGGGCTGGCAATGGCGTAGAAGATGTGCTTGCCTTCGCGGCGCGTGGACACGACCCCGCTGTCGCGCAGTACGCCGAGCTGCTGCGACAGGGTCGGCTGGCGGATGCCCAGGCGCG harbors:
- a CDS encoding YeeE/YedE family protein translates to MLIDLGNFTPTLSFSGGVMIGAAAALLVLCNGRIAGISGIVGGLFARPRKDVAWRAAFLAGLVGAPLLAALSGHAMHPDIESGWGEVLLAGLLVGLGTRFASGCTSGHGVCGIARGSIRSLVATLTFMVAGFATVFVTRHLLGA
- a CDS encoding ArsR/SmtB family transcription factor, whose product is MRGAAARACGLLKVLANPDRLLLMCQLAQGELRVGDLEARLGIRQPTLSQQLGVLRDSGVVSTRREGKHIFYAIASPQAMAVMQTLYQHYCAEPGDPGDPGDLAAPR